The sequence AACGTATTTAATGTCTGAATTTCCTGGGTGAATGTACTAAACGTGATCAGATCTATAAAAGCCATGGCACAACCACTTTCGAAAAACAGACATGAAAGCCTCTAAATTATGAATGTCGTCTTCTTCAAGGTACTGTTTTAGTCAGAAGCTCAGCACATGTGACTCCAAGTACCCTGTAAAACAAAGGCTGCAACAGCTCTGGGGTTCTAGTCAACTCTCCACAATGGCAGGAAAAAAACTCCTAAAGATGTGAAATATTCATTGAAGAGCCTCATTTGCCATTCATACACATACCTGATCTGCATTGTCCTCCACTTCCTTTTTCACACTGCTTGGCATAGCATCAAGCTTTGGTTGCTTTTGCCTTAATTGCTCCAGCAGAAGTTCCCGGGGTTCTGTTCTCACAAGTGTGACTGGATAGAAGTAGTCTCTCCTCTGAGGAGTTGTCCCTTTAATGAAGATTGTACACTAATGAAAGGCACTATTAAACACTTTCAGTATTTGCTTTCTTACAGATCCTCAATTTTATAACAACTCAGTACAGAAATCATGCCTTGTTCAGTTATCATTCTTTGCACGCACCTTAAAAAAGGTGTAAGGCTGCTAGTTATATTATGTCCCCATTAACCTTCACTTAGGAATTCTGCAACTCAAATTTCTTTCTGTAAGACCATTCTGTTCCCAACCTGCTTTAAATACCTGTTGGAATATCCACTTTAAGATCCTCTTGCAGGAAACCATTAACTTGAGTCAGTCCATGCTGTGCTTCCTCATTAAGTGCCAGCTTCTGCTCCAGAAGTCTCTCCTGATCAACCTTTATCTGATCAAGAAGGCTATTTAGTACCTTCTCCTCAGCAGTCTTTTGTCTACCAATATGGTCAGCAATTTCAGCTATTGCTTTAtcacagttttcttcatttttctgaaaacaaaaaacaaaacaaaaccccccaccaaGTTAACAGGAAAGGTAAGGTTACGGCCTCTTCTCTAAGCTGTGGTGTATGATTGTGACATGACCTGAAACGAAACAACTGAGAGACCTCAAACTGAGAAGTTTCAGTGCCAGTTTTACACTCTCATTTTGAGAACTATCTTCATATGAGAGTCAGTTTCTTAGAAAGTATGATCATTTTAGAAAGCTACTCATAAAGATGATGCCATCTGGTTCAGATTCAACTCCTCATGCTTTTATGTGCAACCCTGCACAGAATTAGGATATTCAAGTGAAAGTGAAAATCCTACAAGCACTAAAAGCTTTATCCatttgtaggggaaaaaaaaaagaaaacattaatttttagcCATTCCCATTGGAATGAAGTGTTCAGTAGGTATGACAGATACAGGGGTGTCTGGAGACTGCAAATGCTTCTTTAACAGTtaagtttttctttctgaaagttaGCAAAATGTTGGATTTGCCTATTTCATTACCTATAAGAACAATAAGACAAGTACGGTGGAAAATGAAGTTTgtaatggaaatttaaaaaattagagAAAGAAGTTCTCAGGTAAGATGCCAGAACTACTAGATACCTAAAAAGAATGCTTTCTCCCATGTTAATCCACCTGACCAATAAAGTCATTTGCATTCTCCAGAATAAAGTCTGTATTTGATCATTGTGCAGACATCCCAAGGAACATTAGTGGTACATAAAGCTTTAGAATTAAGAGATACATACTACCTAAAAGATGTAAAAAGCTCAAATTACAAATAGAAGTTAGCTGCATGGAATTAATCAAGACACCATTTTTCTGAGGTTATTTGCACTTCAGGTTCAAATACTTCCTCTAAAATTAAACTTCTGATTTCCTCTAATTGCATCTATTTAAGTTGAGTAACAGAAGTCTGCTATGACTGAAAACACACAATTTTGTTCTGACTATAAATGAGAACTTATTTCCCCCACAAATTCTACTGTAAAAGTTTGTCTCAAAACGTTGTATTAGATTACAAATGACTATAGGTACCTTTTGTAAATACTGAAGTTGCTGTTTCTCATCACTGAGAGACAATAGCTGCTGATTGGTGAAGTTGATTATCTGAGCAGTTGTAAATTCACCCCATTTATCAGTATCCTGAGACACATTTTTGAGATTGCTGCAAAGTTGTTGACAGTGATCAGTGGATTCATCCAGCATCATCTTGTTTTCAGCATTTATGATACTGAGCTCTTGAGAGAAATTATCCAGAGATGCAATAAATTTGCTGTGATTCGAAATTGTACTGCTGACTATGTCCGTAGTTTTCCTGcaacaaatatttgtaacagATCAGAGATTTTGAAACTCTACATTTAGAAATATTTGAGACTAGAACTAGTGAAGTAATGCAGTTCTATCAAAGCAGTTCACTATAATGTTGTCGCTCTATTTATTAAATTTACAAATTGCAACAATTAGAGCAGTACGTTTGTTAAAtcccctaaaaaaaccccaaaacacacaccacaaaaaaagcccaaacacaaaCTGAGAACTAACAACTTTGGCAAGACCTTAGCTACTCAGTCTGCAATTAAATAAAGCATGCTGCAACAGATACAGTATTACACTTCAAGCTAAGACTTTATGGTATGAAGTTCTGAAATCCAGTCATACTGAAGGCCATACACCAGCATATTGCTCCCAAGACCATGGTCTCTTATCTTCCGTATGTTCAAGAGACAAGTTTGGGGATAAGCCTTGTAGAGCTACCTTTTACTCGGAGAAAAGGTGAACTATGATCTACATTCTGTGGCAGAACTAAGCTCTAACATACAGGTCTTGCCCAGAAGATTTTATAAGCATCTAAACAGGAAGAGCATCTAATTTTACAATCCTCTTCATGCATAGTTTTATCTTGCATCAGTATACGCCAAAAGTAATCTGCTCCTTACAGGTGAACATTTTCTTGCACAGCAGTGATGGCAGACGTCAAGCTTCCGTTTTTTGCGAGTACATTAGTTAAGTTCTTCTGAGTCTCCTGAGCAAACATGTCAAGCTGGCTTTGCAGCGACGAAATTAATTCAGCTGCGCTCTATTAAAAACAGTTATACATTTCACTGTTATTACACACTTTCTTACATTCTTAAAGGGTACTTGAATGACCTTATTATCAACATAACGAACAAAAGAGCTTTGTCATTCTGAAGCTGAAGGTATATTTTTTCTGTAGAGAAGATAGAGACATTTTGCTTTTGGAGATATATGTAAAGGCATATATACTGGACATGCTCAGAGCAAGGGTAAATGTTTTTTGCTACCTTTCTACATAACCTTCTTAAAGCAACCCAGCGAAGGCTGAAAATAATTATGATCATCAAGTTAATATCCTAACATTTCTTCTGAAGTACGTACAACAGTTTACTACTACAAAGAGTTTAAATCAAAGGAAGCAATCACACTTGGTGTTAGGATGACTTCTTACTCTGAGGATACCTTTGTATGTGCCAATCTTGTCATTTCCACTTCTTCTTTTAAATTCTCACAATCATTCTGAAGCTGAGCAAAAACACTGGCTGTTTCTTCCCGTAATTTTTTCAGAGTGAGAGAAAGATCTCCAAAGAAGGTATCCACTTCCTTCTTATGACCCTCCATCTTTGAAAAAAGTTTTAGATGAAGTTAGATATTTGGCTTTAGGTAAGTAGTGGATACTTTAacataatttatataaaaataaagtctACTCCAAGGAAATTGTCAAAGGCCCCAATAAAGTATTGTGcataaaaggtgaaaaataacagAGCAATCTGAAGTTACACACTAGAACATGGTATGGCTTTTCCAAACACAAAATCTGCATGTTAGATAAGCTAAATAGGAAGACACAGACAAGGTACTTTGTTAAGACAAAAGCAAGCAGCAGGAGATGGTAAGCCATGGACTATTTGTTGTCTAAGTCGGAAAACCAATAAAAAGTCTCTAGAGACGGGGAGCTGATTTCATGAATTGTAATTGACAGAAGGGGTAATTTTTTCAGTCAGAACAACAGGTCACCAGGAACAATGATTTCTTTttgacaaaatggaaaaaacaggaaagagtGAGGCTGCAGTTCTACATAAACATCATGAGATAGACTAGAACTAAAAATTGAAGCAAAGGGCTACTTTATTAGTACAGTGTTGCCTGCAATTACAGTTACTGTTAACAAGATAAAACACCACATTCCCCAGGAATCAAAGTGATTATAATATTTTGGTATGACAGCAGGAGAAATGAGGAGTGACAAGACTTGTCTaagttattttagatttttaaaatacataagaGACTATATGAAGGATATTAtcaaatatttgttaaatatagCTTTAAGAATCCACATTTTACCATTCTCCTGTGGCATTTAGATGAGCAGTTGTGCCAATATAGGTAACAAGCAAATACACCACATAGAAATGTAAAAGTCTGAAATAAAGAGCTAAAAGATAGAACTCATGTGACAGAATAAAGGAGAAGAGGCCAGACCAGAAGTGGAAACACTGacacactgcagaaaaaaaataaagagttatctgtaaattaaacaaaacagaagagcacAAGGTAAGAGACAAGTTATGTGCAGTACCTTGTCAGCTACAGCAGAGTATTTCTTCATGTTACTCTGAAACTGACAGTTCAGCCCCAAAACAAATTCCACCATTGGTGTCAAGCTATTTAATGCTTTTCCTAATCCAGATGTATGTTCCTCCTAGGAACgggggtaaaaaaaagaaaaagcaaaagtaaaagaGGATATGACTGTTCTTTCATCTACATTTGTAAGAAGCTATCTATATCCATGTACATATCCATGTACTCTGCTATTAGAGTTTTTGATATACAGTACATTACAGCTTGTGGTGGTGACatgggaggggaagcagggaGGACTGGTAGAGAGCATCAGAAAAAATATACAATATTTACAGAACCCCTTTTGATTGAGAACAGTTTCATATATTTAAGTAACATAAGAGTATGTAAATTTACTAACAATTAATCTCAGCAGCTCAGCTTTACAGTCAAGTGACAGATTCTCATGTTGTGTTATTTTTTCAGACACCTGAGAAACTTCAGTAGACACCAATTCTTTAACAGAGGCAAAAGATGCTGATACAACTGATGCAAGAATATTTGCTGCTGAAGAACTGGTAGACAGGAGGTCACCtacaaaagaaatcaaacattacaaatttttttttaaagctacattGTATTATAAGATAGGAACTCTTTTTATTGCTCATCACCTTACTGCCTCCTACAGCACAGGAAAGCTGTTGATCATCCCAGATACATTGTTACTGGTGCAACTATAATcattacattatttaaaataaagcctcTTCCACTTACAAAACCAGACCTGTTTTAGGAGATGGTCTTTGGTACTACTGTTGCAAAAATTCAGGATGACATACTGATACAGGTATTGCACTTACCTATAAAATTTGTGTAGGATGTCAACATCTGCTGCTGTTTCAAACTGTTTTCACTAACCGAATCTTGTATTTTATTGAACAAAGCATTCATTTGtcctgaaaatttattttggatGATAGCATTGTGTTGATCTACAGCCTTCTTACGGTCCAGTTTTGCATGGAGACCAGATACATCTTTTGTAGTTTCTTCAACTGTACTAAGTAACTagaattttttaaagttattttagtCAGCCTTTAAACAAGTCAAGCATATATTATATAACAAAAAGCAACTGAATTAAAAGAAGTTATCTCCCTTGAAAGACAGGTATTTCCCTTTACATTGTCAAATTACAATTGTTAATCCTGGTGTTATGTCATTTATAGTCTTAGAACACAGGAAAAAGCTACCTACTAGAGACCATTTGTTCTGAGGCATTAATACAGGCATATAGTTCTTTAAGGCATTAATATAGGACATCCTCAGTATTTAAGGAATTAAGATATAAATTTATCACAaaacagtaactgaaaaaaatttctgaCCACTTCAactttttctgaaagatttgATGGTAAATATATCCTTTAATAGTACTCAGGCAAGAGGTTTCTAGTACTAGTTTTGTGATAAATGATTTAGAATTTGAGTGTACAGTGGATTCTTCATTTTGTAGTCAGCATAAATAATTTCTGTACCCATTTTTCTCGCACAAACACTCCACAACCCACATGCAAAAAACTAGGCATCCCCTCCCAACCTTACAGGAATctgaacagaaagaaattttcatGTTGACTAAAGATACAAGTTTCATCACTTTGCAGTTTAAATAACTGGACACTCTCTCCCCACATCAAGTCTGTTTGATAATTATGACCAATCTACAAACACATTAAAACCATACCCTAAAATATAGAGGTGACAGGGCAACAGTTTCCATTTTTTCACTCAGTGAGTGTAAATTACTGCACACATCTCTGCAAAGCTATTTTTCTACCACAGTTATATATAACTTACTACTTTGTAAGGCCATCCATAAGTTTCTAGTAAAGAAAACTACTTAATTCTGCAGAACAACTCATGACGATAGATACTCCAAAGCACTGGAACTTTCATGACAAACTGGCCTGAAGTAAAGGTAGCTCCAGACCAACCTGCGTCTTTAGCAGTCAGCTGTCAATATTATCCCAGAGAAAAGTCCTGCAATCTTAAGTAGCTTCTCATCATAATATATTTTATAGAGCGCTAATCCTAGTTTGCCATCTTAAATCCAGGTTTTGTGACACTTGCATCATCCTTGAACAGCCCACAAAACTCCTAAACATGGGAAGCTACTGTTACAGTTAGGTGCAAGAACTGTGACAACCTTGCTAGCTGTGCCATGAAGTTTTTGTTCAGtgttttccaaaactgaaacCACATATTCTTCTTCAGCCAGATGCACCTTGGTTTCTTGCAGatctttctgtgtttcttccaGTTCTTTCTCCTTGATTTGCAGATCTATTTTATACTGTTCGAGTTCATTTTTATTAACTGTGAATAGTTCAGTGATCTAAAGTGGGAGACAAACATCAATAGGgcaacactgctttttaaaaatttaacagtCCTGTTTCACATCTCTCAAATTATGCCACAATACCAGAAGGCAAGTTGTCATCTACCAATGTAGTTTTATCTATAAGGCTCAGAGGTGTTAAACCTAGACTGTAGATTTGTATAGTCTCTGTATTCACTGAAAACATCACAAACCAACACCATTTTCACTGTAATAAATCCTTGTTTCCCCACtcaaaccacaagaaaaaaaaaaaatcccactaacCAAAATTAAGTAGGTAGAATGAAGAAGAGTCAGTAAAGCTGATTACAGAGTAGTGTAGTTACCTATTCCAGCAAATTAatatctgcatttcttttaaagagaaagcTCCCATTTTCTGTGTAATTTGGTAAAAGGAGCTCATCACCTTCTCCCCTCTTCCTTCATTCTTTGCTCCCAAGCAGATATTTGTCAACTGAGATGATATATTTTACAAGAGGGTTTTTGCAGAAAACCCAGCAAAGCAAATTAAAGGTTAAGTGGTAGACattaaaacaactttaaaaataaatattgcatccTGCAGCTTCATATATGATATTTCAAATTTCTAAATTCAAGGACTAGGAATCTTCCTCTCTTGACTAATTAGGGAACTTTAAGGACAAAAACTCTTCAGACTTCTTTTCTCaaacttctttccttcttccccaaAGATTTAATCTTTTTTGCAGATTTAAGACAGAGTTGAGAAATGCCACTTACTCTTTTCACTTCTTCCTCCATGACGCCAATTTTGTCAATATACTCTGCGATTTGTTCTTCCTGAACTGTCAGCTTTCCATTGAGGGCCCTCAAGCAaggattaaaacaaacaaatcaagaGCTGATTTCAAGATTATCTACTGGTTTTTATACTACataacaatatttttcaaaattactagATAACTTCTATATGAAAAGCAGGTAATTTTCACTTAACGCAGAAAAGATTTAAGATGATTTTCCATTGTAAACTTTCTGCATAAACTAGTCCTCTTACAAAGTGAGCTAAACTATATCGCTTGCTCTCTTATATGAGCTTCCAGTGAAAGAAACACTGCATGGTGTAAATCTGCATCCCCGCTACACTTGTGGTAAGTTCAACATATAAATAAATTCCTCAGTGCAAATCTACTCTTTAGGCTTCCATCTGTGTAACAGTTAATTTCTAAAGAACAAGTTGACAAGTCAGTTAAATTCTCCTGGCTATCTTCAATTTTCTGGTGTGAAAATAGTTCTGAAAGCATTTCTGTATAAGGATAGGTATGGCTATTTGAGATTTGTCGTTAGTCATTTTATAGAAATTTTGAAGACATACTCATAATTTTCAAGGGAAATATAGACTCCATTTTTTTCCcgtgcagcagcaaggtctcGCTTCAGACGCTCAATCTCTTCTGTATATTCCTGCATAAAGAAACAATCACATGTAAACATGAACATTTCTACTTTGCTTTCAAGATTTAGCTTAACAGATACTTCACAAAGATAGTGGAAGTTTTGCATAAGCACAGGAGCAAAGAACTTAATTTCAAGTAAGTTCAGTATAGCACCATTTAAATTCATACTGTTGGATATACAT comes from Athene noctua chromosome 5, bAthNoc1.hap1.1, whole genome shotgun sequence and encodes:
- the KIF11 gene encoding kinesin-like protein KIF11, which gives rise to MASLSFQGGGGTKKEEKGKNIQVVVRCRPFNASERKGNSYAVVDCDQARKEVSVRTGGVTDKTSRKTYTFDMVFGAQAKQIDVYRSVVCPILDEVIMGYNCTVFAYGQTGTGKTFTMEGERSPNEEYTWEEDPLAGIIPRTLHQIFEKLTENGTEFSVKVSLLEIYNEELFDLLNPTPDVGERLQMFDDPRNKRGVIIKGLEEITVHNKNEVYQILERGAAKRTTAATYMNAYSSRSHSVFSITIHMKETTVDGEELVKIGKLNLVDLAGSENIGRSGAVDKRAREAGNINQSLLTLGRVITALVERAPHIPYRESKLTRILQDSLGGRTKTSIIATVSPASINLEETLSTLEYAHRAKNIMNKPEINQKLTKKALIKEYTEEIERLKRDLAAAREKNGVYISLENYEALNGKLTVQEEQIAEYIDKIGVMEEEVKRITELFTVNKNELEQYKIDLQIKEKELEETQKDLQETKVHLAEEEYVVSVLENTEQKLHGTASKLLSTVEETTKDVSGLHAKLDRKKAVDQHNAIIQNKFSGQMNALFNKIQDSVSENSLKQQQMLTSYTNFIGDLLSTSSSAANILASVVSASFASVKELVSTEVSQVSEKITQHENLSLDCKAELLRLIEEHTSGLGKALNSLTPMVEFVLGLNCQFQSNMKKYSAVADKMEGHKKEVDTFFGDLSLTLKKLREETASVFAQLQNDCENLKEEVEMTRLAHTKSAAELISSLQSQLDMFAQETQKNLTNVLAKNGSLTSAITAVQENVHLKTTDIVSSTISNHSKFIASLDNFSQELSIINAENKMMLDESTDHCQQLCSNLKNVSQDTDKWGEFTTAQIINFTNQQLLSLSDEKQQLQYLQKKNEENCDKAIAEIADHIGRQKTAEEKVLNSLLDQIKVDQERLLEQKLALNEEAQHGLTQVNGFLQEDLKVDIPTGTTPQRRDYFYPVTLVRTEPRELLLEQLRQKQPKLDAMPSSVKKEVEDNADQDLLEEEEELQESTESLASDKSLVDTTICCHANGGVPFFQHKRNHKKDKENKSAATVEKNKIEQDMTEQFLPKSKLPLRSLN